The nucleotide sequence ACTTCTAAAAGAAGAGGCGATAAAAGCGTCAGCCTCTGAACAAAGAGACAAAACAAAAGCCAAGCCCATCATAACAAGATGAGAAGCGGCTTCCGTTTGTCCAATCTCTAATAGAGTGGAAGTTTTAACGTACGTTTGCATAGCTGCTGCAATAAATGCTCCGATAATCAAATATTTACCGACCGAGAAAAATTCCTCTGCGGCATGACGCAGCATACCAACAAACTTATGGATGAATGTCTGCTTTCCCTGAGTATGACAGTGGTCATGTGCTGAACTTTTCTCTAAAAGTTGGTTTTCGTTAAACTGCCACGAAATAATAGACCCCACTAAAATAGCTACGATAAATGACAAGCCGCCCCGGTATAGAGGCATATCCCACTGATTGCCAAACGCAACATAGGTTGAAAACAGAACAATTGGATTAATTACAGGTCCCGTTAACATAAACGCAATGCCGGCATGCAAAGGAACGCCTTTTAAAAGAAGCCGGCGGACAATCGGTACGATGCCGCATTCACAGGCTGGGAATAAAGATCCAATGACCGCTGCAGACAGGACAGCCAAAAAACGGTTTTTCGGTATAACTTTCGCTATCATTTCCTCTGTGATAAACATTTGAATAAATCCAGAAATGAAAACGCCAATTAATACAAATGGAATCGCTTCTATTAATATACTAATAAAAATTGTGTTTAATTGTAGAAATGATTGCGAGAACATGAGAAAAATCCTCTCTACTTATAGAGCTGTGCATATCAAGACCTCATTATAACACACTACTTTTTAATCTCTTATTATTTGCATCTTGCCTTTATAAACGAACAGGACCATTCAAAAGCCCAGAAAACAAAGGCTTAAGAACAGTCCTAAAAACTACTCTTCATTTGAATTTTCCCTTCTAAAGAACCACCGTACTTCCGGCCTTTCGTGCGGGGTAAGATTCATTATAAAATAACCAATAATCAAAATTAAAACAACAAGCGAATAAAGCAATGTGTTGATAGGATGGTCATGGTCAACAATAATAAGCCGAATCATAGCCGTGATGCCGATATATAGAAAATACCTAAGCGGAAAGTGATAATCTTCCTTAAAATATTTAACGATCATTGTGATAAATTCGAAATATAGAAAAAAGATAAGAATATTCGCGAGGAAAAGCTTATAATCATTCGCCCCTCTTTCTATTAAAATTTGGCTGAAAACAATCAGCTCTTTCACTAATAAAAAAGATAAAATGATAGCAAGAAAAATCAGAGAGACATTTAATATGGTTTGAAGAACCTTAGGAATAATTTGCAAAACAATTGTGAAATCCTTTTTCGTTTTAGACATCGAATACTTCCTCCACCCTATTCTAAAATGACCATACTTAACATTTCACATAAGAATTTCTACGTCGTTCATTTGTGTATAGAACTTGGGTGAATGATCCACGGCATGATTCTATCCTCCTTGACCTTAAAAATGATAATAAGTATATATCATATTCTAACTATTTTTAAAATTCAAGATAGGGAAAGCACGCACTATTTACAATTTTTTAAACGTTACACGATTTAATTTTACAAACAACAAAAAAGCAGACCTTTGCATGAGGCAAAGGTCTGCTTAGTATTCTTACTCTCCTAAATCTACATTATGATACACTTGCTGAACGTCTTCCAAGTCCTCCAGGGCATCGATCATCTTTTCAAATTGATCCTGTGCATCTTCTGGCAGAACAATTTCATTTTGTGCCAGCATTGTCAGCTCAGCCACCGTAAATTCTGTAATGCCGGCTCCCTTTAATGCCTCCTGCACCGCATGGAACTGGTCTGGCTCAGCGTAAACGATGACTGCGTCATCTTCTTCTATGATGTCTCTAGCATCAACGTCTGCTTCCATTAAAATTTCCAATACTTCATCGGCTGTTTTTCCTTCAATTCCAATAACAGCTGTCGCATCAAACATATAAGCAACCGATCCGCTTACACCCATATTGCCGCCGTTTTTGCCGAAGGCAGCCCGCACCTCTGACGCTGTACGATTTACGTTATTTGTCAAAGCATCAACGATAACCATCGATCCATTTGGACCGAAACCTTCATAACGAAGTTCGTCATAGTTCTCATCTGATCCGCCTTTTGCTTTTTCAATCGCGCGGTCAATAATATGTTTTGGCACACTGTATGTTTTAGCACGTTCCAGTACAAACTTTAGCGCCTGATTCGATTCTGGATCAGGTTCACCTTGTTTGGCCGCTACATAAATTTCACGCCCAAATTTAGCATATATGCGACTTGTGTTAGCATCTTTTGCTGCTTTCTTCTCTTTAATATTGTTCCATTTACGTCCCATCGTGAACACTCTCTTTCCACTTTGAATCTAAATTAAATGATGAATGCAAAACAAACTGGCTTTTCAACGCTATTTCAAAGGAGCTTGTGACGATTATATATAACGAATCAAGTACGTTGCTTAATCATGCGCAGATTATATTATACCGCAATTAAAGCTGCTTTGAAACAAAGAAGAAGAGACCATCTCTCCACTTTTTTAAAACAATATTTTCCAGTTGAATGACAATGTCTTCGCACCATGTTAAAATATTTGATGTGGGAACGTTCCCACATCAAGTTATATAAAAAATTCAGAGGAGTTCTGCCTATGTATAAGCTGCTTGCTTTTGATTTAGATCATACGCTTTCCGATCCTGATAGGCCGATTCATCCAGATATACTTCAATTTTTACGAAAGGCTGAGGATCAAGGAATAAAGATCGCTATTATATCAGGCCGCCCTGCGATGTACTTAGGGGGCTTAGGAAGGCAGCTAGGGTTAAAAGAGCCTATCATTGCTGGAGAAAACGGCGCGCATATTTACTATCAAATCGGCTTTCCTCCTAAAAAAGTATTTACTCATGAAGTCCATCCATCAGGAAAGCAAAAGCTGGATCATCTGCGCTCACTTGTTCAAAAGAATTTTGGCCATACTGCCTGGATACAACCGAATTTCACTAACTTTGCTGTTTTTCCAATGAAGCAGGAAGTGCGTGACGAGCTTTTAGACTTCGTTACCCATTATTATCATCATGTGATTGATGATCAAGAATACACGTTTTATGTCCATCCTGATGACAGCTTTGAAATCGTCCCTCCTGGGATTGACAAAGGGGTTGCTCTAAATATTATTATGGATTGGGAAGGTATCACGAAAGAGCAAGTGATAGCAGTCGGAAACAGCGCTAACGACTTGCCAATGCTAAGGGAGGCCGGGGTAGCCATTGGCATTGGCCTACACGAAGCAGACTACACGGTCAGTCACATTAAAGAAGCTATCGGTTTTATTAAAGAGCGCCTGAACATACAATTGGATTAGTTAGAACAAGCCTTGTGCAAAAAGAAGCGTTTCTTTCCATTTCACAAGGCTTTTCATAAACAACTTTTTCAGTTGCATGCTTTTATAAGTCGCGGGCGTTAAATGTATCTCCACCCTCTAAGCTTCCCGACTGAAACCCTTTGTAAAACCAGCGCTTTCTCTGCTCGGATGTTCCATGAGTGAAGCTTTCAGGAACAACATATCCTCTCGCCTGTTTCTGAAGGGTATCATCGCCGACAGCACTTGCAGCATTTAGTGCTTCATCAAGGTCGCCTTCCTCTAGCAGTCCCATTCCTTGAGCATGGCGGGCCCATACACCAGCCAAGTAGTCTGCCTGCAGCTCAAAGCGGACCAGGTACTTGTTAAACTCCTCCTCGCTGAGACGCTGCCGGAGCGGCATAATCTTGTCGCTTGTTCCGAGAAGCGTTTGGACGTGATGTCCTACCTCATGAGCAACCACATAAGCCATCGCAAAATCTCCGGGTGCATCGAATCTTTGCTGTAACTCATCATAAAAGCTTAAGTCAATATAAAGCTTTTGGTCACCTGGACAATAAAATGGTCCCACTGATGCACTCGATGTTCCACAGGCGGATTGCACACTATTTGTATACAAAACCAGCGTCGGCTCTTTATAGACCAACCCTTCCTGCCTAAAGATTTCTGACCATACATCCTCTGTATCCGCCAATACAACAGATACAAACTCTGAACGCTCTTTCTCCTGCTCCGTTTCTTCATAAGAGCCGCTGTTATTATTATCTGTCGTTTGCAGACTGTTCATCAAATCCGTCGGATCGCCGCCGAGAAAAGTAAAGACGAGGATAAGAATCAAACCGCCGATTCCTCCCCCGAGGAGCGTTCCTCCACTCATTCCTCTTCTATCTTCAACGTTGGAGCTTTCCCTTCTTCCTCTCCACTTCATCCTGCTTCCTCCCCTGGTTGCTTCGTCATTAGTGTTATACCCGGGATTGGCTAATTTAAAAAAAGAAGATTTTGGATAAAAGAGCAGCCTAGGAATGAATGGCTCCTGCTACATCGTACAGCTGTAAATCAATATCAACGGCTTCACCAACAGCAAGTTTGGCAAGCTGTGCGCCAAGAAACGGTCCGGCTGTTAATCCAGAAGCACCTAAACCATTGGCAAGAAGAAGATTTTCAAAGCCTGGCACCTTCCCGATCACCGGCAGAAACCCCGGCGTGAAAGGGCGAAAGCCAACGCGCGCTTCCACAAATGTCCCATCAGCCAACCCTGGTGCGACAGATAAGGCTTTATCAAAAACTTCCTGTAAGCCGCCGGCTGTAATACGGCGGTCAAAATTTTCATGTTCCTCATGTGTAGCGCCAATGACAATCCGTCCTTCCTCAAACGCAAGAATATATTGGTCACTTGGCGGCATAACAACCGGCCAGCTCCCAGTCTCCGTGTTCTCCAGTTGAAGATGAACAATTTGGGCTTTTTGGGAGGTGATTTGAAAACTTAATCCAAGCGGCGCCAATAATTCACCTGCCCATGCTCCGGCTGCTACAATTACACTGTCTGCCTCGTGCTCCTTGCCTTTTACTCGTACGCCGGTGATTTCACTGCCTGTCTTCATCAGCTCCGCAGAGCCATGTATATGTACAGCGCCCTGCTTTTGTGCCGCTCGCAGAAGCGCCGCTCGCAAGGCACGACCGTTCACGCGCGCTGCCCCGCCCACATGCACAGAAGCAAAGTCTTTCGATAAGGACGGAAATAAGGCGGACGTTTCAGCAGAAGTAAGCAGACAGACCTCACCGATTTCTGGCGCATCCTCCCGCCTCTTCAGTGCTCTTTCTTTCATTTTTTCGAGTTTGCCGGCATCCGTTTGCAGGCTAATTGCTCCCACTTGCTGATATCCTGTTTCTGTTTCCCCGTCTTTTTCAAGCTGATCAATCAGCGAAGCATAGTACGCCGCTCCTCCTTTGGCAAGCGCATACCAGGCCTTATTTCGCCGCTGAGACAGCCATGGACAAATGATACCGGCTGCCGCATCCGTTGCTTGACCAGGATCTTGCCGGTCAATAACAGTGACTTTCGCTCCTGCTTTCACCAAGTGATACGCTGTTGATGCTCCTAAAATTCCTGCACCGACCACAATAAATTTTTTCATATAACCACCTTTTCAAATGGATTCCTTTATTTGAAAACAAACATTTTGTGCTTACATTTTAACATGCAGCTTCATGAACGCCCTATTCTAAAATAATAGCAGCCTGTGGCAAAACACAGAATATACGATCAGCTTCATGCCAATATTAGAAAAGAAGTAAATTATAAGGAGGCCAGCCCATGAACAAACAGCGTGCCAAAGAAATTGCTACTTCACCTGTTATGATGAATGTGACCTATCAGGGAGTGCCTGTTTACATCCAACACGTAGATGAACAGAATGAAACAGCCAGAATCTACCCTTTGGATGAACCGGAAAAAGAACAACACGTATCCTTAAATAATCTGGAAGAGCATTAAACCGGCCCCTTGCCAGCTTTTGTTTCTTACTTACTCCTTGAAGGAGCAGGAGCAGTCAATCGCTCCTGCCTCCAAATAAATCTTCAGTAAATCTCAGCCATTCACGCGCCGCAAACGAAAGGTACCGATTTTTACGCCAAATCATTACCAGATGCCAAGGAATTATCGGATCTACAAGCGGCAAAACCCGAATTCTCTCCTTATCTAGTTCCCGACAAATCGGTTCCGGGAGAAAGGCAATGCCCAGATTGGCAGCTACCATCTCACTAATAAAGTCCCATTGCGAGCTTTCATATATGACCTGCGGCTGAAACCCCTTTCGTACACATTCTGCAATCACCCGGTCGTGGAGGGCGAAATCTTTACGAAAAAAAATAAAAAACTCTTGCTGCAGCTCTGCCAAAGTTACTTTTTCTTTTTCCGCTAGTGGATGAGACGGGTGAACGAGCAGCATCACCTTTTCTCTTACGAGTGAAAAGGAATGAAACAATGCCTCATTTGCTGGCGACAGCACCACCCCAATATCGAGCAAACCGCTTTCCACATCCGCCTCTACCTTCTTTGCTCCGTCTTCTACAAGATGAATCACGACATCCGGATATTGTTCACGAAACTTCCCCAATACTTTAGGAAAAAAACTAGACCCAATCATTGGAGGCAGACCAATAGTGATACGGCCCTTTTTTAAATTCATTAAATCATCCAACTCTGTTGAGAGATGATGAAACGAATGAACAATATCCTGTGCCTGAGCAAAAATAACTTGCCCGGCATCTGTTAATTCGATCTGCTTGCCTGAACGGTTAAACAATATAACTCCCAACTCTTCTTCAATGCTCTTAATCATTTTGCTAATCGTTGGCTGTGTAATATATAAAGACTCAGCTGCCTTTGTAAAACTCTTATACTCGGCAACCTTTAAAAAATATTGTAAATGCCGGATATCCATTTTCCTTCTCCTTTTTAGCTATAGATAAAAGGAATGCCATTTATTCTATATATGCATTTTACCTATGAAAGCAGATGAAGTACACTTTTCTTTGAAGGGAGGAAATGACATGAGGATTTTCCTTAAAAGCATTGTTCAAATCATCCTCTTATGCGCCTTTTCTCTAGGCATGGACCAGCTCGTTAACTGGCTTCATTTAAAAATTCCAGGAAGTATTTTAGGCATGTTCATTCTGTTTATTCTGCTGCAAACGAGGATCGTCCGGATTGAGTGGGTTGAACTAGGGGCGAATTGGCTTCTTGCCGAGTTGTTATTGTTCTTCATCCCCTCTGCTGTGGGAATCGTAAAATATAAAAATGTGTTAATGAATGATGGCCTTTATGTCACATTAGTGATCGTTCTAAGCACAGCCATCGTGATGGCTTGCACGGGGCTGACAGCTAAAAAAATTGCTGAAAGAAAGGAGCAGAGACACTCATCATGATCGCTCTCTGTAGTCTCGTTTTTACTATATGTTTGTATTGGGGAGCTAAATGGTGTTACAAACGGAAGCCAAAAGTGTATTTGTCTCCCCTACTCACAGTGCCGGTACTCGTTGTCGGCTGTTTATTTTTGACACACACATCTTACGAATCATACGATATGGGAGCACAGTGGCTGAGCCGGTTGCTTGAACCAGCAACGATTGCGTTTGCCATTCCGCTTTATAAGTATTTCAATATATTAAAAAAACATGCAGCTGAAATTATCATCAGTGTGCTGTCAGGCTCAATTGCAGCTATCTTTTCATCTATGGCTATTGCTAAAGTACTGCACTTAAACACACAAATTGTTGATAGCCTTATTCCCCGTTCTGTCACTACTCCTATTGCCATGGGAGTCTCTGAAAGCATTGGCGGCATCCCAGCAATTACAGCTGTATTTGTTATTATGACAGGGTTGCTCGGCTCTATTATTGGCCCAATTATTATTCAGCTTTTTCGGATCGAAAATGAAATTGCCCGAGGTGTCCTGCTTGGTACAGGAGCACATGGCGCCGGCACGTCAAAGGCTTTTGAGTTTAGTTCAATTACAGGGACCATTTCCAGTTTATCTATGATTCTGGCTGCACTTATTACTCTTTTGATGGTCCCATGGATCCCAGTGTTTTTTTAAGCAACGATAAAGAGGAACTTCCCACTAAAGGGAGGTTCCTTTATTATTTAACCAGTTGTTTCACTAATTCTCTGTTACGTGCTTTAAACCTCTCATTAT is from Bacillus sp. PK3_68 and encodes:
- a CDS encoding YebC/PmpR family DNA-binding transcriptional regulator — translated: MGRKWNNIKEKKAAKDANTSRIYAKFGREIYVAAKQGEPDPESNQALKFVLERAKTYSVPKHIIDRAIEKAKGGSDENYDELRYEGFGPNGSMVIVDALTNNVNRTASEVRAAFGKNGGNMGVSGSVAYMFDATAVIGIEGKTADEVLEILMEADVDARDIIEEDDAVIVYAEPDQFHAVQEALKGAGITEFTVAELTMLAQNEIVLPEDAQDQFEKMIDALEDLEDVQQVYHNVDLGE
- a CDS encoding LysR family transcriptional regulator, which gives rise to MDIRHLQYFLKVAEYKSFTKAAESLYITQPTISKMIKSIEEELGVILFNRSGKQIELTDAGQVIFAQAQDIVHSFHHLSTELDDLMNLKKGRITIGLPPMIGSSFFPKVLGKFREQYPDVVIHLVEDGAKKVEADVESGLLDIGVVLSPANEALFHSFSLVREKVMLLVHPSHPLAEKEKVTLAELQQEFFIFFRKDFALHDRVIAECVRKGFQPQVIYESSQWDFISEMVAANLGIAFLPEPICRELDKERIRVLPLVDPIIPWHLVMIWRKNRYLSFAAREWLRFTEDLFGGRSD
- a CDS encoding CidA/LrgA family holin-like protein, producing the protein MRIFLKSIVQIILLCAFSLGMDQLVNWLHLKIPGSILGMFILFILLQTRIVRIEWVELGANWLLAELLLFFIPSAVGIVKYKNVLMNDGLYVTLVIVLSTAIVMACTGLTAKKIAERKEQRHSS
- a CDS encoding HAD family hydrolase — protein: MYKLLAFDLDHTLSDPDRPIHPDILQFLRKAEDQGIKIAIISGRPAMYLGGLGRQLGLKEPIIAGENGAHIYYQIGFPPKKVFTHEVHPSGKQKLDHLRSLVQKNFGHTAWIQPNFTNFAVFPMKQEVRDELLDFVTHYYHHVIDDQEYTFYVHPDDSFEIVPPGIDKGVALNIIMDWEGITKEQVIAVGNSANDLPMLREAGVAIGIGLHEADYTVSHIKEAIGFIKERLNIQLD
- a CDS encoding neutral zinc metallopeptidase translates to MKWRGRRESSNVEDRRGMSGGTLLGGGIGGLILILVFTFLGGDPTDLMNSLQTTDNNNSGSYEETEQEKERSEFVSVVLADTEDVWSEIFRQEGLVYKEPTLVLYTNSVQSACGTSSASVGPFYCPGDQKLYIDLSFYDELQQRFDAPGDFAMAYVVAHEVGHHVQTLLGTSDKIMPLRQRLSEEEFNKYLVRFELQADYLAGVWARHAQGMGLLEEGDLDEALNAASAVGDDTLQKQARGYVVPESFTHGTSEQRKRWFYKGFQSGSLEGGDTFNARDL
- a CDS encoding small acid-soluble spore protein H: MNKQRAKEIATSPVMMNVTYQGVPVYIQHVDEQNETARIYPLDEPEKEQHVSLNNLEEH
- a CDS encoding CidB/LrgB family autolysis modulator encodes the protein MIALCSLVFTICLYWGAKWCYKRKPKVYLSPLLTVPVLVVGCLFLTHTSYESYDMGAQWLSRLLEPATIAFAIPLYKYFNILKKHAAEIIISVLSGSIAAIFSSMAIAKVLHLNTQIVDSLIPRSVTTPIAMGVSESIGGIPAITAVFVIMTGLLGSIIGPIIIQLFRIENEIARGVLLGTGAHGAGTSKAFEFSSITGTISSLSMILAALITLLMVPWIPVFF
- a CDS encoding permease; this encodes MFSQSFLQLNTIFISILIEAIPFVLIGVFISGFIQMFITEEMIAKVIPKNRFLAVLSAAVIGSLFPACECGIVPIVRRLLLKGVPLHAGIAFMLTGPVINPIVLFSTYVAFGNQWDMPLYRGGLSFIVAILVGSIISWQFNENQLLEKSSAHDHCHTQGKQTFIHKFVGMLRHAAEEFFSVGKYLIIGAFIAAAMQTYVKTSTLLEIGQTEAASHLVMMGLAFVLSLCSEADAFIASSFRSTFSTGSLVAFLVFGAMVDIKNLLMMLGTFNKRFVLYLVAYITIFVFIGSLLI
- a CDS encoding FAD-binding oxidoreductase gives rise to the protein MKKFIVVGAGILGASTAYHLVKAGAKVTVIDRQDPGQATDAAAGIICPWLSQRRNKAWYALAKGGAAYYASLIDQLEKDGETETGYQQVGAISLQTDAGKLEKMKERALKRREDAPEIGEVCLLTSAETSALFPSLSKDFASVHVGGAARVNGRALRAALLRAAQKQGAVHIHGSAELMKTGSEITGVRVKGKEHEADSVIVAAGAWAGELLAPLGLSFQITSQKAQIVHLQLENTETGSWPVVMPPSDQYILAFEEGRIVIGATHEEHENFDRRITAGGLQEVFDKALSVAPGLADGTFVEARVGFRPFTPGFLPVIGKVPGFENLLLANGLGASGLTAGPFLGAQLAKLAVGEAVDIDLQLYDVAGAIHS
- the psiE gene encoding phosphate-starvation-inducible protein PsiE; this translates as MSKTKKDFTIVLQIIPKVLQTILNVSLIFLAIILSFLLVKELIVFSQILIERGANDYKLFLANILIFFLYFEFITMIVKYFKEDYHFPLRYFLYIGITAMIRLIIVDHDHPINTLLYSLVVLILIIGYFIMNLTPHERPEVRWFFRRENSNEE